In a genomic window of Mycolicibacterium neoaurum VKM Ac-1815D:
- a CDS encoding NAD(P)/FAD-dependent oxidoreductase, with product MSHPGATASDRHKVVIIGSGFGGLNAAQALKRTDVDIKLIARTTHHLFQPLLYQVATGIISEGEIAPPTRLILRKQRNAQVLLGDVTHVNLEKKTVESVLLGHTYSTPYDTLILAAGAGQSYFGNDHFAEWAPGMKTIDDALELRGRILGAFEQAERSSDPERRKKLLTFVVVGAGPTGVEMAGQIQELADQTLKGSFRHIDPTEAHVILLDAAPAVLPPMGEKLGLKAKERLEKMGVEIQLNAMVTDVDRNGITVKDSDGTLRRIESACKVWSAGVQASPLGKDLAAQSETEIDRAGRVIVNPDLSIPGHPNVFVVGDMAFVPGVPGMAQGAIQGGKYVAAIVKNEAAARAHGTKPKPRVPFKYFDKGSMATVSKWNAVAKVGKLEFGGFIAWLAWLGLHLIYLVGFKTKIATLLSWAVTFLSRQRGQLTITEQQAYARIRIEELQEIAASVQESEKAAS from the coding sequence ATGAGCCATCCCGGAGCTACGGCATCGGATCGGCACAAGGTCGTCATCATCGGGTCGGGTTTCGGTGGTTTGAACGCCGCGCAGGCGCTCAAGCGCACCGATGTCGACATCAAGTTGATTGCGCGCACCACCCATCACCTGTTCCAGCCGCTGCTGTACCAAGTGGCCACGGGCATCATCTCCGAGGGTGAGATCGCTCCGCCGACGCGGCTCATCCTGCGCAAGCAGCGCAACGCGCAGGTCCTCCTGGGCGACGTCACCCACGTCAACCTGGAAAAGAAGACCGTGGAGTCGGTGCTGCTTGGGCACACCTACAGCACCCCCTACGACACCCTGATCCTGGCTGCCGGTGCCGGTCAGTCCTACTTCGGCAATGACCACTTCGCGGAGTGGGCGCCGGGTATGAAGACCATCGACGATGCGCTGGAACTTCGTGGACGCATCCTGGGCGCCTTCGAGCAGGCCGAACGCTCCAGCGACCCCGAGCGCCGCAAGAAGCTGCTGACGTTCGTGGTCGTGGGCGCCGGTCCGACCGGCGTCGAGATGGCCGGTCAGATCCAGGAGCTCGCCGATCAGACCCTCAAGGGCAGCTTCCGCCACATCGACCCCACCGAGGCCCACGTCATCCTGCTGGATGCCGCACCGGCGGTGTTGCCGCCGATGGGCGAGAAGCTGGGGCTCAAAGCCAAGGAACGGCTGGAGAAGATGGGTGTCGAGATCCAGCTGAACGCCATGGTCACCGACGTCGACCGCAACGGGATCACCGTCAAGGACTCCGACGGCACGCTGCGCCGCATCGAGTCGGCCTGCAAGGTGTGGTCGGCGGGTGTCCAGGCCAGCCCGCTGGGCAAGGACCTGGCGGCACAGTCGGAGACCGAGATCGACCGCGCCGGTCGCGTCATCGTCAACCCGGATCTGTCGATCCCGGGACACCCGAACGTGTTCGTGGTCGGCGATATGGCCTTCGTGCCCGGCGTGCCCGGCATGGCGCAGGGTGCGATCCAGGGTGGCAAGTACGTCGCCGCGATCGTGAAGAACGAAGCGGCAGCGCGCGCCCACGGCACCAAGCCCAAGCCGCGGGTGCCGTTCAAGTACTTCGACAAGGGCTCGATGGCCACCGTGTCGAAGTGGAACGCGGTGGCCAAGGTCGGCAAGCTGGAGTTCGGCGGTTTCATCGCCTGGCTCGCCTGGCTGGGCCTGCACCTGATCTATCTGGTCGGCTTCAAGACCAAGATCGCTACGTTGTTGTCGTGGGCGGTCACCTTCCTGAGCCGACAGCGAGGACAGCTGACCATCACCGAGCAGCAGGCCTACGCGCGGATCAGGATCGAGGAACTCCAGGAGATCGCGGCCTCGGTTCAGGAGAGCGAGAAAGCCGCCAGCTGA
- a CDS encoding DUF2628 domain-containing protein, which yields MTDSGFPSQYPHNPDIPYGAPTPGPAGLQVPEQWRSRFEFFSRYGHPASTPAAQAAFKQLSFGQRMRLGANGPAFFFGPIYFAIKGPWRKGLSLFGISFVLAAVISVIEIALNFTFSSAAYGAAIGVLYSSTANWAYFLHVTRASTSWNPFEGAPMFRGKR from the coding sequence GTGACAGACAGCGGCTTCCCGTCCCAATATCCCCATAATCCCGACATCCCTTACGGAGCACCGACTCCCGGTCCCGCGGGCCTCCAGGTTCCCGAGCAATGGCGTAGCCGCTTCGAGTTCTTCTCCCGCTACGGGCATCCGGCCTCGACGCCGGCCGCGCAGGCTGCGTTCAAGCAACTGTCATTCGGCCAGCGGATGCGGTTGGGGGCCAACGGCCCGGCGTTCTTCTTCGGACCGATCTACTTCGCCATCAAGGGACCGTGGCGGAAAGGGTTGAGCCTATTCGGCATCTCGTTCGTGCTGGCGGCGGTGATCAGCGTGATCGAGATCGCGCTGAACTTCACCTTCTCCTCGGCGGCGTACGGCGCCGCGATCGGCGTGCTCTACTCCAGCACGGCGAACTGGGCCTACTTCCTGCACGTCACGCGCGCCAGCACCAGCTGGAACCCGTTCGAGGGCGCGCCGATGTTCCGCGGAAAGCGCTGA
- a CDS encoding urease accessory protein UreD, with amino-acid sequence MRSDVLLVARPGRGAHIECTGGITARRTGAETVHLLSAAATPLGGDVITVRIIVEAGARLAVRSVAATVVLPGAATAESHSTWDAEVCGELDFDPEPTVIAGSSRHSAATRVRMAADARIRVRERIQIGRHGEYDGYWTGSLRADIDGAPLLRHRVELGTASVNDDQIAAPRACVSELRYPQASFAGAGTVLSLAAGGALSTWQGLRLDGAPT; translated from the coding sequence GTGCGTTCGGACGTCCTGTTGGTGGCGCGGCCCGGTCGTGGCGCGCATATCGAATGCACCGGCGGCATCACCGCCCGGCGCACCGGTGCCGAGACAGTGCACCTGCTCTCGGCGGCTGCCACACCCTTGGGCGGCGACGTCATCACCGTGCGGATCATCGTGGAGGCAGGGGCACGGTTGGCGGTGCGGTCGGTGGCAGCCACCGTCGTGCTGCCCGGTGCCGCGACCGCCGAGTCGCACAGCACGTGGGATGCGGAGGTGTGCGGCGAGCTGGACTTCGACCCAGAGCCGACCGTGATCGCGGGCAGCTCCCGGCATTCGGCGGCCACCCGAGTCCGGATGGCCGCCGACGCGAGAATCCGGGTGCGCGAACGCATCCAGATCGGCAGGCACGGTGAATACGACGGGTACTGGACCGGGTCGCTGCGCGCCGATATCGACGGTGCACCGTTGCTGCGGCACCGGGTGGAGTTGGGCACCGCATCGGTCAACGATGATCAGATCGCCGCGCCGCGCGCGTGCGTCAGCGAGTTACGTTATCCGCAGGCATCTTTCGCCGGTGCCGGGACGGTGCTCAGCCTTGCCGCCGGCGGCGCGTTGTCGACCTGGCAAGGCCTACGACTCGACGGGGCGCCGACCTGA
- the ureG gene encoding urease accessory protein UreG produces the protein MPPHLIDGEPHDHHHDRPKRVRRPGEPLRIGIGGPVGSGKTALTAALCRQLRDELSLAVLTNDIYTTEDADFLRRHAVLPDERITAVQTGGCPHTAIRDDITANLDAIDDLIAANPRLDLILVESGGDNLTATFSSGLIDVQIFVIDVAGGDKVPRKGGPGVTFSDLLVINKTDLAPMVGADLDVMRRDSTTVRGDRPFVLISLTEDPTAGPVLAWVREQLQVPVSG, from the coding sequence ATGCCACCACATCTGATCGACGGCGAACCGCACGATCACCATCACGACCGGCCGAAGCGGGTCCGCCGTCCCGGCGAACCGCTGCGCATCGGGATCGGCGGGCCGGTCGGGTCGGGTAAGACCGCGTTGACCGCCGCATTGTGCCGGCAGCTCCGCGATGAGCTCTCGCTGGCCGTGCTGACCAACGACATCTACACCACCGAGGACGCCGACTTCCTGCGCCGCCACGCCGTACTGCCCGACGAGCGCATCACCGCGGTGCAGACCGGCGGCTGCCCGCATACCGCCATCCGCGATGACATCACGGCCAACCTCGATGCGATCGACGATCTGATCGCCGCGAATCCGCGCCTCGACCTGATCCTCGTCGAATCCGGCGGCGACAATCTGACCGCCACATTCTCTTCCGGCCTTATCGACGTCCAGATCTTCGTCATCGATGTCGCCGGCGGTGACAAGGTGCCGCGCAAGGGCGGCCCGGGGGTCACCTTCTCGGATCTGTTGGTGATCAACAAAACCGACCTGGCGCCGATGGTGGGGGCGGATCTGGACGTCATGCGCCGGGATTCGACGACGGTGCGCGGGGATCGGCCCTTCGTGCTCATCTCGCTGACCGAGGACCCCACCGCGGGGCCGGTGCTGGCGTGGGTTCGTGAACAACTCCAGGTGCCGGTGTCGGGCTGA
- a CDS encoding urease accessory protein UreF: protein MLAQAPHGLATLLTLADSRLPTGGHVHSGGIEEAITTGRVNDLPTLRAYLRRRIGTQGLVSASLAAAVHRGELSVELADAETDARTPSPAARAASRAQGRGLLRLAKRVWSDPQPETGWAPLGAKPHLPVVAGLVGSISGIAPEHTALSMVYTTMTGSATAAQRLLALDPADVAAVTFELSALCAQTAAQALEGLADLSDPLLDVLAEHHAARERPLFSS from the coding sequence ATGCTCGCCCAGGCTCCGCACGGATTGGCCACGCTGCTCACGCTCGCCGATTCCCGGCTGCCCACCGGTGGGCATGTGCATTCCGGTGGCATCGAAGAGGCGATCACCACGGGCCGGGTGAACGATCTGCCCACGCTGCGCGCGTATCTGCGCCGCCGGATCGGCACCCAGGGTCTGGTGAGCGCCTCGCTGGCCGCTGCTGTTCACCGCGGCGAGCTGTCTGTCGAGCTGGCCGACGCCGAAACCGATGCCCGCACACCGTCGCCGGCCGCCCGCGCCGCTTCGCGGGCCCAGGGCCGCGGACTCCTGCGGCTGGCCAAACGCGTATGGTCGGATCCCCAACCGGAGACGGGTTGGGCCCCGCTTGGTGCCAAACCGCACCTGCCGGTGGTCGCCGGCCTGGTGGGTAGCATCAGCGGGATCGCTCCCGAGCACACCGCGCTGTCGATGGTCTACACGACCATGACGGGGTCGGCGACCGCCGCGCAGCGCCTGCTGGCGTTGGACCCGGCCGATGTGGCCGCCGTGACCTTCGAGCTGTCCGCGCTGTGCGCACAGACCGCCGCGCAGGCGCTCGAGGGCCTTGCCGATCTGTCCGACCCGTTGCTCGACGTGTTGGCCGAACATCACGCCGCGCGCGAGCGCCCGCTGTTCTCCTCCTGA
- a CDS encoding urease subunit alpha produces the protein MSSLSRDRYAALFGPTAGDRIRLADTDLVIEITEDRSGGPGLAGDEAVFGGGKVLRESMGQSRVTRAQGAPDTVITGAIILDYWGIIKADIGIRDGRIVAIGKAGNPDIMSGVHPDLVVGPSTEIIAGNGRIVTAGAIDCHVHLICPQIMAEALGGGITTIVAGGTGPAEGSKATTVTPGAWHLGRMLEALDSWPLNIALLGKGNTVSHEAMWEQLRGGAAGFKLHEDWGTTPAAIDACLTVADAAGVQANIHTDTLNEMAFVEDTLAAIKGRSIHAYHTEGAGGGHAPDIITVASHPNVLPSSTNPTRPHTVNTLDEHLDMLMVCHHLNPRIPEDLAFAESRIRPSTIAAEDLLHDIGAISMIGSDAQAMGRIGEVVLRTWQTAHVMKRRRGALEGDGSGPGGADNNRARRYVAKYTICPAVAHGLDDEIGSVEVGKLADLVLWEPAFFGVRPHAVVKGGMIAWAAMGDANASIPTPQPVLPRPMFGADPVAAAATSVHFVAPAAVEGGLSDRLEIRRKLVPVKNVRQVGKAQMPLNDAMPRIEVDPDTFTVRIDGDVWTEQPAAELPMAQRYFLF, from the coding sequence GTGAGTTCGTTGTCCCGCGACCGGTATGCCGCGCTGTTCGGACCCACCGCCGGTGACCGGATCAGGTTGGCCGATACCGATCTGGTCATCGAGATCACCGAGGACCGCAGCGGTGGACCGGGGCTGGCCGGCGACGAGGCCGTGTTCGGCGGTGGCAAGGTGCTGCGCGAATCGATGGGTCAGTCCCGGGTCACCCGGGCACAGGGCGCTCCCGACACCGTCATCACCGGCGCCATCATCCTGGACTACTGGGGAATCATCAAGGCCGACATCGGCATCCGTGACGGCCGCATCGTGGCCATCGGTAAGGCGGGTAACCCGGACATCATGTCGGGGGTGCACCCCGATCTGGTGGTCGGGCCCTCCACCGAGATCATCGCGGGTAACGGCCGCATCGTGACCGCGGGCGCCATCGACTGTCACGTACACCTGATCTGCCCGCAGATCATGGCCGAAGCGCTCGGCGGCGGCATCACGACGATCGTGGCAGGCGGCACCGGTCCGGCCGAGGGTAGCAAGGCCACCACCGTGACCCCAGGGGCGTGGCATCTGGGTCGGATGCTGGAGGCCCTGGACTCCTGGCCGCTGAACATCGCCCTGCTCGGTAAGGGCAACACCGTCAGCCACGAGGCGATGTGGGAGCAGTTGCGCGGCGGTGCAGCGGGTTTCAAGCTGCACGAGGACTGGGGAACCACCCCGGCGGCGATCGACGCCTGCCTCACCGTCGCCGACGCCGCGGGAGTGCAGGCCAACATCCACACCGACACCCTCAACGAGATGGCCTTCGTCGAGGACACCCTGGCCGCGATCAAGGGCCGGTCCATCCACGCCTATCACACCGAGGGGGCGGGCGGCGGGCACGCGCCCGACATCATCACGGTCGCGTCGCACCCGAATGTGCTTCCCAGCTCCACCAACCCGACCCGCCCGCACACCGTCAACACCCTCGACGAACACCTCGACATGCTGATGGTGTGTCATCACCTCAATCCGCGCATCCCCGAGGATCTCGCGTTCGCGGAGAGCCGGATTCGGCCGTCGACTATCGCCGCCGAGGACTTGCTGCACGATATCGGCGCCATCTCGATGATCGGATCGGACGCCCAGGCGATGGGTCGTATCGGTGAGGTGGTGTTGCGGACCTGGCAGACCGCGCATGTCATGAAGCGTCGCAGGGGAGCGCTCGAAGGCGACGGATCCGGCCCCGGGGGAGCCGACAACAACCGGGCCCGCCGGTACGTGGCCAAGTACACGATCTGCCCGGCGGTCGCGCACGGCCTCGACGATGAGATCGGGTCGGTCGAGGTCGGCAAGCTCGCCGACCTGGTGCTGTGGGAACCGGCCTTCTTCGGGGTGCGCCCGCACGCCGTGGTCAAGGGCGGCATGATCGCCTGGGCGGCGATGGGGGATGCCAACGCGTCCATCCCGACCCCGCAGCCCGTGCTGCCGCGGCCCATGTTCGGCGCGGACCCGGTGGCCGCCGCCGCCACGTCGGTGCACTTCGTCGCTCCCGCCGCCGTCGAGGGCGGATTGTCCGATCGCCTGGAAATCCGGCGAAAGTTGGTGCCGGTCAAGAACGTCCGTCAGGTCGGAAAGGCGCAGATGCCGCTCAACGACGCCATGCCCCGCATCGAGGTCGACCCCGACACGTTCACCGTCCGGATCGACGGCGATGTGTGGACCGAACAACCCGCCGCCGAATTGCCGATGGCGCAGCGCTATTTCCTGTTCTGA
- a CDS encoding urease subunit beta, with amino-acid sequence MIPGEILYGDGDVELNRGAARLSLPVVNGGDRPIQVGSHVHLAQANSALEFDRVAARGHRLDIPAGTAVRFEPGIAQTVSLVPLGGTREVHGLSLDPPGRLDPSL; translated from the coding sequence ATGATTCCCGGTGAGATCCTCTACGGCGACGGCGATGTCGAGCTCAACCGCGGTGCCGCGCGGCTGTCCCTGCCGGTGGTCAACGGCGGCGACCGACCGATCCAGGTCGGCAGTCATGTGCACCTCGCGCAGGCCAACAGTGCGCTGGAATTCGACAGGGTCGCCGCGCGCGGCCATCGCCTGGACATCCCCGCCGGAACCGCGGTGCGGTTCGAACCCGGTATCGCCCAGACCGTGTCGTTGGTCCCGCTGGGCGGCACGCGCGAGGTGCACGGACTGTCGCTCGATCCGCCAGGAAGATTGGATCCGTCTCTGTGA
- a CDS encoding urease subunit gamma has translation MRLTPHEQERLLISYAADLARRRQDRGLKLNHPESVALITDHILEGARDGRTVAELMVTGREVLTRDQVMDGIPEMLHDVQVEATFPDGTKLVTVHQPIS, from the coding sequence ATGCGTTTGACGCCGCATGAACAGGAACGGCTGCTCATCTCCTACGCCGCCGATCTGGCGCGCCGCCGTCAGGACCGTGGTCTCAAGCTCAACCACCCGGAGTCCGTCGCGCTGATCACCGACCACATCCTCGAGGGTGCCCGTGACGGGCGCACGGTGGCCGAACTGATGGTCACCGGCCGCGAGGTGCTCACCCGTGATCAGGTCATGGACGGTATCCCCGAGATGCTGCACGATGTCCAGGTCGAGGCGACCTTCCCCGACGGCACCAAGCTTGTCACCGTCCACCAGCCGATCTCCTGA
- a CDS encoding PaaI family thioesterase: protein MTSSLPPGLGAGFDSELGLQYLEVTPDGGRAQLVISDKVKQPWGIVHGGVYCAIVESLASVSGHVWLAEHGGGTVVGVNNNTDFLRAITSGTVTAVSTPIHRGRRQQLWLITITDEDDRTVARGQVRLQNMAD, encoded by the coding sequence GTGACTTCTTCCTTGCCTCCCGGCCTCGGCGCCGGCTTCGACAGCGAACTGGGACTGCAGTACCTGGAGGTGACTCCCGACGGCGGCCGGGCCCAACTGGTCATCAGCGACAAGGTCAAGCAGCCGTGGGGGATCGTGCACGGCGGCGTCTACTGCGCCATCGTCGAGAGCCTGGCCAGTGTGTCCGGTCACGTGTGGCTCGCCGAGCACGGCGGCGGCACCGTCGTCGGCGTCAACAACAACACCGACTTCCTGCGTGCCATCACATCCGGCACCGTCACAGCGGTATCGACACCGATTCACCGCGGCCGTCGCCAGCAGCTGTGGCTGATCACCATCACCGACGAGGACGACCGCACCGTCGCACGCGGTCAGGTCCGGCTGCAGAACATGGCCGACTGA
- a CDS encoding BlaI/MecI/CopY family transcriptional regulator translates to MAKLTRLGELEREVMDHLWTSREPQTVRQVHEALAARRDLAYTTIMTVLQRLAKKNLVVQHRDDRAHRYAPTHGRDELVAGLMVDALDQAADSGSREAALVHFVERVGAGEAAALRRALAELEAKHAAVTPTGNSGTD, encoded by the coding sequence ATGGCCAAGTTGACGCGGCTCGGGGAACTCGAGCGCGAAGTGATGGACCACCTCTGGACCTCGCGCGAACCACAGACGGTGCGCCAGGTCCACGAGGCGCTGGCCGCACGCCGCGATCTGGCCTACACCACGATCATGACGGTGCTGCAGCGGCTGGCGAAGAAGAATCTGGTCGTCCAGCACCGCGACGACCGGGCCCATCGGTATGCGCCCACGCACGGACGCGACGAACTGGTTGCCGGCCTGATGGTCGACGCACTCGACCAGGCGGCCGATTCGGGTAGTCGCGAAGCCGCCCTCGTGCATTTCGTGGAACGGGTCGGTGCCGGTGAGGCCGCCGCGCTGCGCCGGGCACTGGCCGAACTGGAAGCCAAGCACGCGGCGGTCACACCGACTGGTAATTCCGGTACCGACTGA
- a CDS encoding M56 family metallopeptidase produces the protein MSALAFSIVALVLVGPVPALLARARWPLRAPRAAIVLWQAIALAAVLSAFSAGIAIASRLFVPGPDGRPTATLTSEIAVLGWPLWALYVVVFALTLMIGARLIVAVIQVGVATRRRRAHHRMVVDLVGKCRDQISTPARRPAGLRILDVAQPMAYCLPGVRSRVVVSEGTLTSLSENEISAILTHERAHLRARHDLVLEMFTAVHRAFPRFVRSGNALDAVRLLIELLADDAAVRVAGPTPLARALVACAGGRTPSGALAAGGPTTVVRVQRLCGEGNSLALAVGAYTAAAAILIVPTIALALPWLTELHRLFSS, from the coding sequence GTGTCCGCGCTGGCTTTCTCCATCGTCGCGCTGGTGCTCGTCGGTCCGGTACCCGCACTGTTGGCGCGGGCCCGCTGGCCGCTACGGGCGCCACGTGCGGCGATCGTGCTGTGGCAAGCCATCGCACTGGCCGCGGTGCTCTCGGCGTTCTCCGCGGGAATCGCCATCGCCAGCCGACTGTTCGTGCCCGGGCCCGACGGACGTCCGACCGCCACCCTGACCAGCGAGATCGCGGTCCTGGGCTGGCCGCTGTGGGCGCTGTACGTGGTGGTCTTCGCGCTGACGCTGATGATCGGCGCCCGGCTGATCGTCGCCGTCATCCAGGTGGGTGTGGCCACCCGCCGCCGCCGCGCGCACCACCGCATGGTCGTCGACCTGGTCGGTAAGTGCCGCGATCAGATCAGCACCCCGGCGCGCCGACCGGCCGGCCTGCGCATCCTCGACGTCGCCCAGCCGATGGCCTACTGCCTGCCCGGTGTGCGCAGCCGGGTGGTGGTCAGCGAGGGAACCCTGACCTCGCTGTCGGAGAACGAGATCTCGGCCATCCTCACCCACGAACGCGCCCACCTGCGGGCCCGCCACGACCTCGTGCTGGAGATGTTCACCGCCGTGCACCGGGCGTTCCCGCGGTTCGTCCGCAGCGGCAACGCCCTCGACGCGGTGCGCCTACTGATCGAACTGCTTGCCGACGATGCCGCCGTCCGGGTCGCCGGACCGACACCGCTGGCGCGGGCGTTGGTGGCGTGCGCAGGCGGACGCACCCCCTCCGGTGCGCTCGCCGCGGGCGGACCGACCACCGTGGTCCGGGTTCAACGCCTGTGCGGTGAGGGCAACAGCCTGGCCCTGGCGGTGGGCGCGTACACGGCGGCGGCCGCCATCCTGATCGTGCCCACGATCGCGCTGGCATTGCCCTGGCTGACCGAACTCCATCGCCTGTTCAGCAGCTAG
- the gndA gene encoding NADP-dependent phosphogluconate dehydrogenase: MTNSGNTGKAQIGVTGLAVMGSNIARNFARHGYTVALHNRSIAKTDALLAEHGGEGNFVRSETIAEFLDALEKPRRVLIMVKAGDPTDAVINELADAMEPGDIIIDGGNALYTDTIRREKAIRERGLHFVGAGISGGEEGALNGPSIMPGGPAESYVSLGPLLEEISAHVDGVPCCTHIGPDGAGHFVKMVHNGIEYSDMQLIGEAYQLLRDGLGLAAADIADVFAEWNKGDLDSYLIEITAEVLKQVDAKTGKPLVDLILDEAEQKGTGRWTVKSALDLGVPVTGIAEAVFARALSGSVAQRKATTGLASGELGEKPGDAAQFTEDIRQALYASKIIAYAQGFNQIQAGSAEYNWDITPGDMARIWRGGCIIRAKFLNRITDAFDNNAELPTLIVDPYFRDAVEAAIDGWRRVVIKATELGIPIPGFSSALSYYDGLRTERLPAALTQGLRDFFGAHTYGRIDTDRDKRFHTLWSGQRNEIEA; this comes from the coding sequence ATGACCAACTCGGGCAACACCGGTAAAGCTCAGATCGGGGTCACCGGCCTCGCGGTCATGGGATCCAATATCGCGCGCAACTTCGCCCGGCACGGTTACACCGTTGCGCTGCACAATCGTTCGATCGCCAAGACCGACGCGCTGCTGGCCGAGCACGGCGGCGAGGGCAACTTCGTGCGAAGCGAGACGATCGCGGAGTTCCTCGACGCGCTGGAGAAGCCGCGCCGAGTGCTGATCATGGTCAAGGCCGGCGACCCTACCGACGCCGTCATCAACGAGCTCGCCGACGCCATGGAGCCGGGCGACATCATCATCGACGGCGGTAACGCGCTCTACACCGATACGATCCGCCGCGAGAAGGCGATCCGCGAGCGCGGCCTGCACTTCGTCGGCGCCGGGATCTCCGGCGGCGAGGAGGGCGCGCTGAACGGCCCGTCGATCATGCCGGGTGGTCCCGCCGAGTCCTATGTGTCGCTCGGCCCGCTGTTGGAGGAGATCTCCGCGCATGTCGACGGTGTCCCCTGCTGCACCCATATCGGCCCCGACGGCGCGGGCCACTTCGTCAAGATGGTGCACAACGGCATCGAGTACTCCGATATGCAGCTCATCGGCGAGGCCTACCAGCTGTTGCGCGACGGACTCGGTTTGGCCGCCGCCGATATCGCCGACGTCTTCGCCGAGTGGAACAAAGGCGATCTGGACAGCTACCTGATCGAGATCACCGCCGAGGTGCTCAAGCAGGTCGACGCCAAGACCGGCAAGCCGTTGGTCGACCTGATCCTCGACGAGGCCGAGCAGAAGGGCACCGGCCGCTGGACGGTCAAGTCCGCGCTCGACCTTGGCGTCCCGGTCACCGGCATCGCCGAGGCCGTCTTCGCCCGCGCGCTGTCCGGGTCGGTCGCCCAGCGCAAGGCCACGACCGGGCTGGCGTCCGGGGAACTCGGCGAAAAGCCGGGAGATGCCGCGCAGTTCACCGAGGACATCCGCCAGGCGCTGTACGCCTCGAAGATCATCGCCTACGCGCAGGGGTTCAACCAGATCCAGGCGGGCAGCGCCGAGTACAACTGGGATATCACCCCCGGCGACATGGCGCGGATCTGGCGCGGCGGCTGCATCATCCGGGCGAAGTTCCTCAACCGGATCACCGATGCCTTCGACAACAACGCCGAGTTGCCGACGTTGATCGTCGACCCGTACTTCCGCGATGCCGTCGAGGCCGCGATCGACGGTTGGCGTCGTGTCGTGATCAAGGCCACCGAGCTGGGCATCCCGATCCCCGGATTCAGCTCGGCGTTGTCGTACTACGACGGCCTGCGCACCGAACGGCTGCCCGCGGCACTGACCCAGGGCCTGCGCGACTTCTTCGGCGCGCACACCTACGGGCGCATCGACACCGACCGCGACAAGCGGTTCCACACGCTGTGGAGCGGTCAGCGCAACGAGATCGAGGCCTAG